From Microbacterium rhizosphaerae:
ATGCCCCGGTCGATCACCGCGCCGTCCACCGCGACGGATGCACCCGCCGCACCCTTGGTCGCGACGACGACTGCCGCCCCGAGACCCGCGATGGCATCGCGCACCTCCTCCAGCGGACGGCCGTAGAGCAGCTCGGCATCCTCCTCGCCGACCTTCACCAGGCTCGCGCGGGCCGCCGCGTGCTCGAAGCCCCGCACGAACCCGGCACGATCGCGCAGCAGGCCGGGTCGCGGATTCGGGTCGACCGCGAGCCGTCCGGCAACGGCATCCAGCAGAGTCGCCGTCTGCTCCGCATCGTCGAACGGAAACGAGCTGACGACGACGAGCGGTGCCTCCGCGAGCGCGCTCCGCTGCTCGTCGCCGAAATGGATGCGTCGCCCCTGCGCCGCCCCGTTGAAGACGTAGACGGGCTCGCCGCCGCCGGAGCGCGTGCTGACCGCGCGCGCCGAGCCGAAGGGCGAGGGCGACGCGAGCAGCTCCACGCCGAAGTCGGCGAGGTAGGCGCGGATGTGTGCGCCGGCCTCGTCGTCGCCGACCATGGCGATCATGGTCGTCGCCACGCCGAGCAGCTGCAGCCCGACGGCGACGTTGAGGCCCGCTCCCCCGACGAGCTCGCGCACGCCGGTGTCGTCGCGGAGCTCGTCGATGAGGGCGTCGCCGACGACGACGACCCGTCCGGTCCCGTCGCTCATGCCGACGCTTCCGCCACGGACTCGACGAAGGCCTCGGCGCGGTGCCGGGTCCCGTCGATCCGGCGGTCGACGCTGGCCCGCACCTCGTTGGGCGCGAGCGGAGCCGCGAGCCGCACGTTCTCATGGCATGAGAGGTCCGCGCACATGTACGT
This genomic window contains:
- a CDS encoding PfkB family carbohydrate kinase, translated to MSDGTGRVVVVGDALIDELRDDTGVRELVGGAGLNVAVGLQLLGVATTMIAMVGDDEAGAHIRAYLADFGVELLASPSPFGSARAVSTRSGGGEPVYVFNGAAQGRRIHFGDEQRSALAEAPLVVVSSFPFDDAEQTATLLDAVAGRLAVDPNPRPGLLRDRAGFVRGFEHAAARASLVKVGEEDAELLYGRPLEEVRDAIAGLGAAVVVATKGAAGASVAVDGAVIDRGISQLPGRIVDTMGAGDAVLAVLARALIGGVEDWGVALQLAMDTAAATCRFEGGLLRVPAALEVKDHTGS